Below is a genomic region from Desulfovibrio sp. X2.
CGTTCCTGATGCCGATCGAGGACGTGTTCTCGATCTCCGGCCGCGGCACGGTGGTCACGGGTCGCGTGGAGCGCGGCATCCTGAAGGTGGGCGACGAGGTCGAGATCGTGGGCATCCACGACACGGTCAAGACGACCTGCACGGGTGTGGAGATGTTCCGCAAGATCCTGGACCAGGGCCAGGCCGGCGACAACGTGGGCGCGCTGCTGCGCGGCGTGAAGCGTGAGGACGTGGAGCGCGGCCAGGTTCTGGCGGCGCCCAAGTCGATCACCCCGCACAAGAAGTTCAAGGCCGAGGTGTACGTCCTGTCCAAGGAAGAGGGCGGCCGTCACACGCCGTTCTTCTCCGGGTACCGTCCGCAGTTCTACTTCCGCACGACGGACGTGACCGGCGTGGTGACTCTGGAAGAGGGCGTGGAAATGGTCATGCCCGGTGACAACGCGACGTTCAACGTCGAGCTGATCGCCCCCATCGCCATGGAAAAGGGCCTGCGCTTCGCCATCCGCGAAGGCGGCCGTACCGTTGGCGCGGGCGTGGTCTCCGAGATCCCGGAGTAGGGTGACAAGATCGGAAGAGCGTCGTGTAGGGTAAGAGTGTAGATCTCGG
It encodes:
- a CDS encoding EF-Tu/IF-2/RF-3 family GTPase, with protein sequence LLSKYDFPGDDTPVIKGSALKALEAPNADDPACKCIFELMEACDAFIPEPVREIDKPFLMPIEDVFSISGRGTVVTGRVERGILKVGDEVEIVGIHDTVKTTCTGVEMFRKILDQGQAGDNVGALLRGVKREDVERGQVLAAPKSITPHKKFKAEVYVLSKEEGGRHTPFFSGYRPQFYFRTTDVTGVVTLEEGVEMVMPGDNATFNVELIAPIAMEKGLRFAIREGGRTVGAGVVSEIPE